A window of the Phaseolus vulgaris cultivar G19833 chromosome 5, P. vulgaris v2.0, whole genome shotgun sequence genome harbors these coding sequences:
- the LOC137833918 gene encoding uncharacterized protein has protein sequence MGFTKVGGKWISKDGDLGASSSVVADLDQDEHADMQVQHEDPPEDYQDAGPSAEWLQLWPMSEQYVLQREISDHCALVVKSVEKDWGPKPFRSIDAWFLERGFNRMDVFGNLDNTKRRILQELEDLDCQDCNGGLGESERLKRMELASRLVENDKKLESLICQEARASWFNENSCTRFFHSSLRWRRLGNEVKGVKVGDQWCEEPSTVRVEAKKLFEARFRAMKDLGVRLHEVEFKSLTPIENESLVAMFTEEEIRDTMWQCEGSKSPRPDDFNFNFIRKSWEFIKDEIIATLPLFHMTRSIPKGCNASFIALIPKVRDPFKLE, from the exons atgggttttaccaaagtaggtggcaaatggattagcaaagatggtgaccttggtgcctcatctagtgttgTTGCTGATCTTGATCAAGATGAACATGCTGATATGCaagttcaacatgaagatccacctgaagattatcaagatgctggacctagtgctg AATGGCTACAACTTTGGCCCATGAGTGAACAATATGTTCTACAGAGGGAAATATCTGATCATTGTGCACTGGTGGTTAAGTCTGTGGAGAAGGACTGGGGTCCCAAACCCTTCAGATCTATTGATGCTTGGTTCTTGGAAAGGGGTTTTAATAGGATG GATGTGTTTGGTAACCTTGATAACACCAAGAGGAGGATTTTACAGGAATTGGAGGATCTAGACTGCCAAGATTGCAATGGGGGCTTAGGGGAAAGCGAAAGGTTGAAAAGAATGGAGCTGGCAAGCCGTCTGGTAGAGAACGATAAGAAACTCGAATCCCTTATCTGTCAAGAGGCTAGAGCAAGTTGGTTTAATGAGAACTCTTGTACTAGGTTCTTCCACTCATctttgaggtggagaaggctcGGGAACGAAGTGAAGGGTGTTAAGGTTGGGGAccaatggtgtgaggaaccaAGCACAGTCCGTGTAGAGGCAAAAAAGTTGTTCGAAGCTAGATTCAGAGCTATGAAAGACCTAGGGGTAAGGCTGCATGAAGTCGAGTTTAAGTCTTTAACACCGATAGAAAATGAGAGCCTCGTAGCTATGTTCACTGAGGAAGAGATAAGGGACACAATGTGGCAGTGTGAAGGATCAAAGAGTCCTAGACCAGATGATTTTAACTTCAACTTCATCAGGAAGAGCTGGGAGTTTATAAAAGATGAGATAATAGCAACACTGCCTCTGTTTCATATGACTAGGTCTATCCCGAAAGGTTGTAACGCTTCGTTCATTGCTTTAATCCCTAAGGTCAGGGACCCCTTTAAGCTTGAGTAG